The DNA sequence ATTAAAATCTCAtgtatttaccccaaaaaaaaaaaaaaaatttaaatctcaTGCAACATACCCAACAAAATAGCGTTTGAAAAATCCTGGGTAAAGCAAATAACCGCAAGTAGAATTAAGAAAATTAGACCCAACCAAAAATTTTGACAAGTAGAGATCAAATAAGGCAGTTAAAACAAATTACAGTGATCTAATTGAGCTTACTCTTTTTCCTTACTGTTCTATATACTCTGCAAAAAGAAAAGTATGTTGTATATAGATTACATTTTAGAAGTACCAAAAAGACAGAGGACGAAGATCAGCACGCCCCGATGAACCAAAGTCGTGGAGTATATCCTTCTCATTTTTCAACACCAACTATTCTATGCTAAGCTTAACCAGACTAAGCCAGACTAGCCCTTTACTCCCCCTTTACTCCATTTCAATGCCTCCAAGAGTGGGAAAGTAAAACGAAATCTTATCCTGCCATCCTAATAGGCCCAACAAGCCGCATACCTGTCCTAATCTCCAATTCAGAAAGAAAGGAATGCAGGCAAAAATTTAGAGATCACTTCACTTCTCAAATGGAATCCCACCGCCATAACATTACCAGAATAGCATATTAGTCACCCTGCATAATCGATTTTAATCTACTAGCTCTTGCCAATCTTCTTGTGTTTGTGAAGCTTGGAAGCAAGAGCTGGTCTATGAACTGATGCTTCATGTTTCTTGTCTGTTCTCATCTTTTTCTTTCCACCAAAGGTAGGCCCTTCTTTGAAATTCCTCCTGTTTGCGTTTCTGTATCTTTCTGTTTGACCATTAACAGATATTTTCCTGCTAGCATGCTTACTTCTGAAATCCTGCCTTCGTCCATCACCTCCTCTAATAGACATACCAGGCTCATTTGTGCTAGGGAGGTTGTTGGTTTTTAGTTTCTTCTCCTTTCTCTTTGTATGTTTCATGAATCTTATTTTCTCAGTTGTGGTACCCGATTCCTTGCTTTTCCTCTTCTGCTGCCTGTAAAAAGCCCTGAGTTAGCTAAAGTCCAGTTGTACAAGACAGAATACATTAATTGACAATGCAAGTAGATCATATTCCTTGGTGGAAGGTTCTACATGCCTTCTTTCTGTTTCAGTAACAGCAGCATTCTCAGATCCTGTTTTGTTATGGCGGTTCTGCAGTAAAATAGGCATGATTAACCACAATAACATTCACAGAAATATCCGACACACTTAATTTAAATcattgttttctaaattttggtGTGAACATCATTTAATGAAGAAAtggtggttaaaaaaaaaaaaaaaaaaagggaatgaaTAGAAGAGATGGAACAAGAAAGTAAAATGTAAATTCATGAGAAGAATGAAAGAGCAACTTTTAACAAATACATATCAATGCCTCGCTCATATGCAGAACTATAACAGAAGCAGAATATACAAACGGCTAACTattaaaaggaatatatatataacttacatTTTAGATTGCTAGTGATTTCTAATATTCGTAATTctatgtgaaaaagaaaaggaaagttaCCTCCGCAACTGACTTGATAaactttctatatttttctGGAGTAACTAACTCAACCGAAGGAAAACCACACTTCCTTAAGATAATCTCCATTATGATAGTGacctgaaaaataaaatgaaacataCACACGTCAAGCTAttggaaatttaataaatacaaattttagcATCTTTCTTTCCCTGCTGCCAATAAAAGGTTAGTGTGAAAATTTTGCATACCTTTGATCTGAAATGATTCCTCGAAACAGATGACCATGGAAGAACTCCATTGACAACATCAGAAAGAAGACTCTGCAAATCCTTAGCTTGCAAGCAAGATACTAACACTTTCACAAAGCCCAAGACAGCCTGTTATGTGTAGCACGTTTAACATATCACTATTAGAAGCATCatcagagaaaaaataaataataaaatctccTATTAGTTAAAAAGTGCTGACTTTTATAACTTCCACAGATTTTCCTTGCAGTAACGATAAAAGAGAAGGCACAAGATCAGGCATTGAAAGACAAATATCTGTGTCCTTGTATATAAGCACAGATAGCACAGATACTGCTCCACTCTTTATATGAGGTGATGCACCAGAAAGATAGCCCATTATCTGaaagtaataaatatttagttgGCAATCAATGATGCAGCACAGAACCAGTGGCATAAAGAGCAAAATGACAACCATCCCAAGGAGGAATATAAAGAGATGGTACCAAAGATATTATATCCATGCCCTCAACAAATAAGGGTGCATAAACTAGATTATGCATCATAAATATGTAGGAAACACTAACCATGCTTAGTAGTTTTTGGTAAGGCGAATCAGAACTGATACATGGTGTGTCCCTTAAGCTAGAACTTATCTTCAGGAGGATATCATATGCTGCTTTCCTTGTTTCTTCATCCTTGGCctacaattttaacaaaaacatTAATAAGAGATCCATTTTTATACAATGTAACTGATAATTGATAtctgaattattaaaaattaaagagatAAGATACCAATAATACATGCAGGGTGCTTTAGGAAATTTAACTTTAGTCtcaaactataaatatatgcCATGCGTTTAATATTTTCAGGTCAACATTGGACATAAACTATGGGTGAACCATCAAAATTCTTATAAGTCGTTCTTACATCTTTTAGTGTAAGTATGATCTCGTTGAGAATGAGAAAAGCCTTTGTATTCTCTTCCTCTGAGTTTATCTgcattttgaatattattagcaAATTCAACTGCCATCTAAATTCCATATTAAAATTTCGAGCTTCACATAAATAAGAAtggaaagtaaaatataaacaaGAATATGAATGCTGCAACAAAGTAATATTAATGTGATATATCTACTGATAAAAGATTAGGCGTACATATCACCCAAACCCAGAAAAATATTTCACTGAAACTTGCAActacatataattaaaatgcaaaTACGCTTAGCATAGTCCTAAAGAGAGCAGTTTGACCTTCAATGCGTGAACCATTAAAAGGTGGTAGCAATCAAAGCGACTCCTTAGAGTTGCTATGTCAACAGGAGATTTCAAGCCGAATAACAAATCAATCACGTCAACAAATCGAGAAGAGCAAAACCAATCATGTTCCTGCACCATTCCATTACATGGAAGAAAAGGGAATATAATTCATAGAAAATGCAACAAaccacattattattattattattattatcattattttaataaaagagagagagagaatttgaaGAAAACAAATCTACCAATGCAGACCTTAATCATTTTGCTCAATGTGTAACATGCTTCATGACTTTCAATCCCATCAGTGGCCTAAATTACCAAAACGTGATTTTAGATTAAATACTAGTAAAAACCATCATTGAGCTCTATCAATATGAAACATGCCATGCAGCATTTGAAGTGAACATAATACCTGAAAGCTGTGCTTAACAAACCTATAGATTAGATCAATAAGATCCTCCTTGGCTCCCTCAACAAGAGAAGATGCAAGCTCCATTATCATATATCTGTATGAATAATAAAACCAATTTAAATAATACGTCATCAATGCTTTCTTACTGAAAATGATTTAATGAACTAACTGATCATGGAAACCACATTTCGGTCTTACAaacataatattgaaaaatcaaCATGTAAATTGAAGAGACAAACTGTAGAAGTATATAACCTTTTCTCCACCTCTTACAATGTGAAACAAAATTCCCAAAATTTACCTTTGAGCATCTTTCTCCATTCTTTGTTCAGTATCAACTAATTCATTTTGACTCTCCACTTTTCCAAATTCACCCCTACCATCAATGAATTGAAAACGCTCAAGCAGTGATATAAAGATCTTTTTTGTTATGGAAGAATCGGTAATAGAAGCCAAGCATCCAATGGCATCCTGGAAATAAGCCAacagaaaaaaatttgattacattGATCTGAGTTTCTTATATTGACTGAAATTTCATATTGCAAAAAATGGTAGACTGATGATAAGAAAAGAACCTTCAAATATGAGCGCCTTTTAGGAGATGAATCAATAAATAAGTCTGTTAGAGTCTGAAGCAACTCAGTGGAATATGAAACTAAAGCCTTGATATTTTTGGTTGCAGTTTTCTTTGAATAAGTGGGTATACTGCCGAATTCTATTGGAGAATCTCTTACTGCATAGGACTCATCAGCATCAATTTTTGGGTTCAGTGCACTTTTATTCTGGTTTACAAGAACCTAAGCAAgcaaggaaaaaaggaaaaaaaaaaaatggaagaagcaCTGTGAATAAGAcacgaaataataataattaaacagaCCAAACGTACAAATAAACATTTATGATCATTATGCACAACAGAGTATCACCTGTAATGCAAGAGCAACATTATCGTGCATAAAAGAGTCCTccttaagaaatttaataaaaacttCAGCCAAAGGTTTAAAATTTCTGTACATATCAGTTGGATGGCGACAAAAAGCAGGGAGCAGTCCCCACAGGGCATGGGCATGAGACTGTAGATCTTGCCCAATTGTTGAACTTTCAACTGTAAAGAAGCAGGGATAGGAAAgagatgaaataaaaatatataaataaataaagacacaAAATTCCGAACATTAGTGAACTACATgtgatgatatattaaaattgagaCTTGAGATGGTAACCAATCAAATAGGTGCTTTGAGATAGAAATTCTTCCTCAATCGCCCTGGTTCTTTATATTACTTTTCAGGCGAATAATGAGAGATGATTTGGTAGGGAGGTTGTAAGGATGTAAAAtagattattaaaattaaaaccatcCCAgcgaacaaataaataagtaaaatgctCAAGGACAGTAGTATCCCATCAAGAACTGGCAAGCAGCATATGCATTATTTCACGATTAAATATAACGCTATGATTTCTATCCCAGAAATGTAGATGGCATCAGGGAGAAGAAATACCTTTACAACTGGCATGCTGAAAGCTTTTCGCAAGAGGCACAATATGCTCCAAGTAGTACTTTAGTGATGCTCCAACTACATAACTTCTCAAAATGGGAACCAACCATATGTTTACACATGAGAAATCATGAGCATTAATGGATATAGGCACAAGTGTAAGTATCCTCTCAGGTCCCATGGCAATTACAGCAGATCCTATACAATTTCGAAGCTGCATATGATGATGAAGACATCAACAAATATTTCAATAACCAACAATAGCTAACATACATCTTCCTTGGGCTGCTAATTGTGAGTCCACCAGATAAGATATATGAAGCCAAATGACAGCATATCATGTAAACTTCCCGGATACTGTGATCACATTGAAAGATTTTTTAACATCCAAATACTTCAATAGAAGTAAAGCATATTTTGTAGCTGGTAAACATTTTGACCTACCAATCATGTTGGACCAAATTACcctaaaaaatgcaaaatgtttcatttgaaaataaaaaaataaacaagaaaaatttattCGTAGTAAAAACAATGTCCTACATTCCAGGGACAGAAAACACTTGTTGGGTTTGATAACTTGAAAGAGTTCACCACATTTTTTTTCTCGAGAGAGTCCCCCACATTTAAGTTATAAATACAGAACAGGTATCCACAAAAAAGATGGTTACTCAAGTTGCTAGTTTGAACATCTCCCATAACAATGTCCAGATGTTTAAAGAATATTCAGTTGAATCAATACTTACATGGTGAGTGATAGATTTGCTGCCACTAGCAAGGGTCATCAAATCAGCTAGTTTGGCCAGAATGCTTTTCATATAGTAATATGAGATCCCTCCTATCAccaagaatacaaaaataatgagCGGAAATTGGATCATCATGAAGTGATGAATTACACAAGAACAAAATAATGCAAAACCATTGTAACCATTGTGACACTAAAAGAAGGCAAAGTGATAAAGTTTGAAAACAATGACAGAACCGCAAAGTCGATCAAAGACTAGAATCAAACACGTTAAGAGTGTGCAGATAGAAATTAGCCAGTAAATCAATTAAACTACATAATCAAACACAAGGTACTTTTAATAATATGTACGTCCAATTAAATAGAAAGTTCGCAAAAGTGAGGACGAATTCAAGTAAAAGTCTATTGGGTTATGTCATATGTAAGCAAACGAGATGATGTCTAAGTACCTAGTTTCAGGAACAATGCAGATATTACTGCAAGAATGTGCTCATTTGGATTTCCATCGCAAGTGCTAAGGCAATTCTCAAAGATAGAACAGATAGATTTTACTTCACTTGCTTCCACTTTCTCCTGTCCTCCATCATCAATCACCAAACTTGCTTGATCCACATGGTCGTTAATCAGCTGTTTTAGAATAACTGAAGCATGTGCAGCTGTGCTAGCCTCAGAAGTCAGAAGACCTATATCGTATGGATAACATGTGTCAGAAAACTTTTAAATACAACATAAagattttcataatatatttgggGGGATAAAAAAGTACCCGCAAGTGAATTACAAACTAGAGGAAGATTCTTAACATATGAGCTTGACTCTCCATCACGGAGTATGTTCAAAGAGCGTTTTAACAAATTTGCTGCAGCCATGACTGTGTCCAAGGGGATCTTATCTCCCAAAGATACATAAGAAGAAAGAGATACTAGAATTTTTTCTGTCTCAGGAGCAATGACATGAACTCTTGAGGTTTCAAAACACGCTTCAATAATTTTGAGAATGTGCCTTGTAAGTGCTGAGAATTGGGAACTGAAAAGCTTGTGTACTTGTGAAAGAACTTTTGCTTTTACTTTCACAGAGAGAAAAGGCACAGTAAGCTTTAGTACATTTAGCATGTGTAGGACTTCCAGATTTtgaggttttgataatatatcaTCGTTGGTACCAACAGTCGAACTACTCAAACCAATTGCCAAAGGCATGTAATTTTTCAGCATAGAAAGTACAACCTTGCTTGCCTCCTTGATAACAGTTGAGCACTGGATTGTCTTAAAAACCTTCTCAAGACAATCGTGAGAACTTCTACGGACCTGTAAcattcaaataatattaattattaataaacaataaattgtgaaccccataaaaaaaatatcgcAATCTTTAGATGTCACAAATCCATCAGGCATCAGCAACAAAATATATAACgcaaatagaaataataaaaaaataaattccataTCTTGACCTCTAGAACCACCCCAGACTTCATGTTAAAGCCATTATGCGAACcaaatcaccaaaaaaatattctccaaaatttgaattttgacccTTGTcaaagtgaaaaattgaattttgaccACATCCCATGGATGATTGTGATTATGCTTCTAACTCTAAccagaaaaaagcaaaatatcaaTTAGGAGAAAATCACATAACTTGGGGCGTCTGTCAACGGAGAACTTGAGCAATGTTTCGAAACCAAATTTGACAGAGCCCCAATCCTCCAAATCACAAAACCCGACCAAAGTCCCTAAGCACTTCACTGCAGCCCTCACAGTGAACATAGCCAATCCCTCCTTCTCCCTTGCCTGCAGGCTCACCAGAACCTGCATAGCCTCGATCGCCTTAGTAGCCGCAATCCCCTGCGGTGGCACCAACGGGAGCACTATGGCCAGGAACGACAGGAGCGCAGCCACGGCGGTGGAGTCTAGTGTCTGAGAAGCAGACGATGCATTTTCGACTGCCGTGATTGTGGCGGCGAAATAGGCGGCTGGAGTGAGTGGGAGGGACTCGGTGGTGAGGATGGAGCGCATGGCCATGGCCGTGGCGATGAGGTGGCGGTGTTGTGGCGCCGTAGACTTTGTGTACCGGTCAATGAGCTGCTGGCAGATATCGCAGCCTCCACTGAATGAATTGGCATGTTCGGTTTCGGTCTCCTTTTCGTGTTCTGCTTTCTCAACCTCCATGGGTCTTCTCTGGCTGTCAGGTTTCGCTTTGAGAGTTTGGAGCTTCAAAGCGACAGGAAGGGTTTTTAATCTGAGGTTTAAGGAACAGGGCTGGTTTGGGCGGGTCGAATCGAACCCGATccaatgttaaaattaatggttcAAATTTTTGGATTTGGGCTATTGACTTTCAAATCCAAAATACGGAATGGGCCTCAGTCCAAATATTCATTTGGGCCCACTGATGAATACACGGACCTGAGTCCCTACGCTTGGTGGCCTTTCcatgtttttccttttctattaCACTTTTTCCCTTTCCAAtgggaatattaataaaataccaaaaaatcaaaaatcactGTGGGGGAAATCACAATTTGTATATCAGCAATTTATATGGACATCAcgctttttttttctcccttttttttttttttttccctctctccaAATCATCGGTTGctcttcaaaaattgaaaaaaacaacCACTACGGAtactaaataatttatcaaaacttAACTAAATCCAAGCCATTTGTGATGGTAAAATTCAACGtggaatttggacatttaaTTTTCGAGGATAATTtgggaaggaaaaaagaaaaaagtctgTTGGGAATGAATGAGCAAAAGTACATGCATTTTTAATGGAGTTCATTTGGTCATTGACTCTCTCATGCATCCTTTGGAATCAATGAGCAAAGGTCTATTTTTAGTGGAAAAACAAAGTGGTTTTAATGTTCCATACATAgttttaacttttgtttaagGTAGGTGCATTGAGTCCATGAGCTGCACAACCGCAAAATGCTCTCTTCCGTCCAATATGTACAACTCTCGTATTTCGGTGAATGCACTATTTCtattatccttttttatttgtttttcatttactttattttaaaaaatagttagtacttctcttcttcttcttcttcttcttcttccttcaatttttttatttttttttttattttttttttggctgaagaaTGGTTAGCACTTCTCGTCCATAATTTAATCATTCATATTAAGTACTATAAGGCTTGAGCATTTTAACGGCCTTCTATAAACTGAGTGAATTACTAAgggaattttctttctttttttttttagtgaaacaTTATTTAATggtatatatttggtaaaagcttgaatttttttttcttctttgtttataAATAAGCTTGAATTTTTCTTGATTTCAAAAAGCTTAATCACCTTTATTTGAGTCAACAAAACCCTTAgtacaatttgaattttcaagCATTAAATTTCAATGATTTGATAAAAATGGTTTAGAATAAACATTTTGGGAAATTTGTATCTTATAGACAAATTTTCAGTGATTtgacaatatttttataaatctttCTAAACATTAATTTTAAGAGTTTAATAGCCTTTAATTGTTAgggatgggaaaaaaaaaaaaaagaaacacccCGCAGCACTCTGTTTATAACTTTAAAactataaattgataaaaatgttcaaaaacAAAGATTAAATCAAAAAGTAGAAGATAggaattaatatcataaatcataataaatatttaattaaatagcaCCCAATATTTTCTCTGTCATGTAGACGTGACCCATCCCAAAAATAAGCAAGTTTAAAGTGGACTTTTAGCAATGAGAACATAGAGGGAAACCAATGAGAACACAGAGGGAGACCAATGAGGAACCAATAGAAACCCGGATAAATGTGTCCACCATTGTCCACATGGTGAGTCAATGACCATAAGATGATGAAATTTAAAGCTTATTCCCAGTATAATGATGGAAATGCAGCACATTTACTGAGAGACAAATCCCACTAACGCTTGGCTGGCCTTCAATTTTTCAAACATTTTGGGACATTCGTATGCTCCAGATTTTAGATTGACCCATTTCGGCACATGTATGTAATATGCGAAGTTCACTACTTTTGAAAGTGGCTTCCACTTTTTGTGTAGGGttttcaaataaagtatatTAAAAACATCCTGTAGCCtaactaaaataagaaaataagcaGCTGGCAATGGGCTAGAATTATACAGTTGAACCAATTTCTGTAAAGGTTGGAAAAAACTCTGTGAGAGTGTCAATAaactatattaataaaataaaatatttgtgaaCATGGACCATGCGGTTGCAAAATTCCAAACCtccctctatatatattatgttaaaagAAAGGTATGACATGATTCATAAACTTCTAAGTAGTTCATTAATTACCTCGTAGTCTGCATAATGTCATGGAATATGAAAAACACTTTCCACTTCTTACCATgcaatttcctttcttttttatttttttaaaaataaaataatcttcaATACCGATGTGATATTCTTCCAAATTAAGATAAGCcagattaatataaaataaatccacaTTTCTAAAACAAATTGGGTTGTTGAACagattgatattattttttatttttttaaatatagatcttctctttctttttaaattaccATTTTCCAGTGTCCTGAAACAAGAAGTTATGGCAAATAGCACACCTTTGATAACAATGATCCAACTTGACCAGCTAAACATAGACAGCTCAGTTGTCCTTGAGTACTTTGAGATCTAGAGGTGGGGTTAATTAAATCTTTCCAGTTACTGCCATTGGAGAGTAATAATttaaagcttttttcttttagtgaGAAGGTAAGAAATTAAAGTTACTGCTTCactttctctcctttttttgggtgaatgctTCACTTTCTCTCCTACACATAATAATTCATGCACGGTGAATATGTAAAAGTGGGAAAGGAGGAACTTTAATGCCATAAAGGGCCCTTTATCAGCGGGGTAATAAAATTGGAAGTTGACCATGGCCTACCTTTAACCCGCCTATTTACTGTTCGCTAATAGGCCATTGCAATCAAAAACCCTACAACACTAGTGAACTAATaagtgggaagaaaaaacaGTGCTGAGTAAGATGacctatgcttttttttttttttttggtaaacaagTAAGATGGCCTATGCTGAAGCACCGAAGAGTGTTATGCACACATATCTCACATTGGACTTCTTGTCATTTTCATAAAAACCTTAAATTATAAAGAGAAGaatgtttaacttttttttttttttcccttcatcaTCATTTCCTTTTTACCCACCCAATTTTAAGTGACGAAAGCCTTTACAATACCTGTTTGATACATCTAGTGATCCATCTCTATgctatttttatgaaatttgctAGTTTTcccaaaacccaatatttttctttttccaataataaaatcTCTTCCTTAGCAAAAATccaagaattaaaataaaaagaaaaatgggaactttaatttttgtttggtgGGGGATGAGAAAATTGTTGGTGGGCAGAGgagggtggtggtggtggtgcagCGCAGGCAAGAAGTACGTTTTCCAATGTACGGACAGGCTAACACCTAGCAAGAAGCAAAGGTCTTTATGAACACGTGTTTTTGGTTTCATGGAAACTTCCATTCTAGATCTACCGTCAATACAGTTTTCCCACACAGCTCAAGAAAAACATTTGGGACCCTTTTCGgttttctttcttcaatttcCATTATTCATTCAATTCCATCATCTCTTCCAGATTTCTTTGTCCTATTTCGGTTACTCAATCATAGACCAAATTAtggacaaataaaatttatacttcagaaacaaaaatatttaccaaagaaCATGGAATTTGTAAAGAATGCAGGTGTAGATCTATGCAGGAAAATATGGCTTAGCATCAAAATCTAAAGCAATCCGTATGATTGACTATTTATTCATTGGACCCCATTTACAGGTGTCTTCTTCTAAACACCATAGCCATATCTTCTCCATCAATTCTAACTCCCCAATCCAATCTTACACTGTGTCggcaccattattattattactattattttttaaaataccacATAAGAATAAGATTGTATTGATATGTTTCTTATTAGTGCCTTTGGAAAATAGATCAAATGAATTCATTATGTTGTTTATACAAAATTAAGAGATTGGATAATCACCAAGTGTTTGtgaaaagtatttattttattgcaagAGTAATTATATctcttgaatttttcttttatgtatgGGAAAATACAAGTACTTACATGATTGCATAAAACTTCATTGAATTTGGTAAGTAAACAAAGTAAGTAACCTGATCCATGTATGGTATATGCCTAATATCAACTTTTAGGTCTGCCACTggagaaagaaattgaaaataacaattGGAACGTTTTCTTAGAAAAGAGTTCACTTTCAACTTAGTTTATAGAAAATTgtagggtttatgttgttttctttcttttctttttcttattcataaacATTATCTATAATCttatattctatttaataaagtttctgcttttttaaaaaagttattttccACATGTTtcgattaaaaattattttgtaagcTAATAACTTCTTGTaaaaatcattcaaatttccTTAAAAACGTTTTAGAACTTTGAAATCTACTTCCAGCTTTTAAAAAACTACATGGAACATGATgtcaacaagaaaaaaataaaaagaaagtttttcttttatttttctaactCTTCGAGTTGTTTTTATACATCGTTGAGTTTAATAAGTAGTATTGATGCTGGACAAACTAAGGATATGAGTAATCGATAACTAATTATGCCATTAATATTCGACTACAGAATTTGGTGATACGAATTAAATTTTCGTCCTTTTATTTTGGCTAAGTTAATTAGATTGTCATAACTAAGTTTCAATCATGTCAGAATTAATTTATGGTACCAAAATTAAAGAGGGAATTAACAATTAGCAATCTCAAGAATCAAGATTCagtttatcaaaaagaaaaaattaatgagaaaatccattcatcaaacagcattaaTTTTGACTAGTTCATCTTCTTCCTTTAGTTAAATCCATTGGCCGAATCTCAAATTCATCCTTATTATTTCTATACAAAAAGCACGGTAGAGACAAAAGAGTAATGTATTTCTTGtcgaatttcataaataaatgaatatttttctcacgtacataaaataatattatttagagAAAAAACAAGATTTATATCcatctcacttttttttttcctttatcttaaaaaaaagttgaaagaaaaagaaaaagtgagagATGTATTTAACCCAATatagaaaaaatggaaaataggctcctttttttttttttttttttcaagaacaaacataaaaaaaatagataattgaGAAGAAGCTTGAAAAGGAACCAAGAGCGAAGAGACACTTACGCAAGGCAAACGCAGCCCTCCTATAGCTAGCTTTGTCACGATTCATGCATAAGCCTGGTAcacaacaaagaaaaacaaagagagagagagagagagagagagagagagagagagagccgaaGATAGAATAGGAGGAGGAGAAAAATttataaaggggaaaaaaaaaaagaaaaaaaaaaaagggcttcgCAGCAAAGGCCAAGGCGAAGATTAACAGCCG is a window from the Ziziphus jujuba cultivar Dongzao chromosome 11, ASM3175591v1 genome containing:
- the LOC107431734 gene encoding uncharacterized protein LOC107431734 isoform X3; this encodes MEVEKAEHEKETETEHANSFSGGCDICQQLIDRYTKSTAPQHRHLIATAMAMRSILTTESLPLTPAAYFAATITAVENASSASQTLDSTAVAALLSFLAIVLPLVPPQGIAATKAIEAMQVLVSLQAREKEGLAMFTVRAAVKCLGTLVGFCDLEDWGSVKFGFETLLKFSVDRRPKVRRSSHDCLEKVFKTIQCSTVIKEASKVVLSMLKNYMPLAIGLSSSTVGTNDDILSKPQNLEVLHMLNVLKLTVPFLSVKVKAKVLSQVHKLFSSQFSALTRHILKIIEACFETSRVHVIAPETEKILVSLSSYVSLGDKIPLDTVMAAANLLKRSLNILRDGESSSYVKNLPLVCNSLAGLLTSEASTAAHASVILKQLINDHVDQASLVIDDGGQEKVEASEVKSICSIFENCLSTCDGNPNEHILAVISALFLKLGGISYYYMKSILAKLADLMTLASGSKSITHHLRNCIGSAVIAMGPERILTLVPISINAHDFSCVNIWLVPILRSYVVGASLKYYLEHIVPLAKSFQHASCKVESSTIGQDLQSHAHALWGLLPAFCRHPTDMYRNFKPLAEVFIKFLKEDSFMHDNVALALQVLVNQNKSALNPKIDADESYAVRDSPIEFGSIPTYSKKTATKNIKALVSYSTELLQTLTDLFIDSSPKRRSYLKDAIGCLASITDSSITKKIFISLLERFQFIDGRGEFGKVESQNELVDTEQRMEKDAQRYMIMELASSLVEGAKEDLIDLIYRFVKHSFQATDGIESHEACYTLSKMIKEHDWFCSSRFVDVIDLLFGLKSPVDIATLRSRFDCYHLLMVHALKINSEEENTKAFLILNEIILTLKDAKDEETRKAAYDILLKISSSLRDTPCISSDSPYQKLLSMIMGYLSGASPHIKSGAVSVLSVLIYKDTDICLSMPDLVPSLLSLLQGKSVEVIKAVLGFVKVLVSCLQAKDLQSLLSDVVNGVLPWSSVSRNHFRSKVTIIMEIILRKCGFPSVELVTPEKYRKFIKSVAENRHNKTGSENAAVTETERRHQKRKSKESGTTTEKIRFMKHTKRKEKKLKTNNLPSTNEPGMSIRGGDGRRQDFRSKHASRKISVNGQTERYRNANRRNFKEGPTFGGKKKMRTDKKHEASVHRPALASKLHKHKKIGKS